A portion of the Acidisarcina polymorpha genome contains these proteins:
- a CDS encoding FeoA family protein, with the protein MALSQLEIGKVGVVSTLDLPDDVQHHLMHMGFVPEARVIALRRAPAGDPTVYAIDGLEIALRRDTACSIHIRRASDDLEGQP; encoded by the coding sequence ATGGCATTGAGCCAACTGGAGATTGGTAAGGTAGGGGTGGTTTCTACGTTAGATCTGCCGGACGATGTGCAGCACCACTTGATGCACATGGGGTTCGTTCCCGAGGCCCGGGTAATTGCATTGCGTCGAGCACCGGCTGGAGATCCTACCGTTTACGCAATCGATGGACTGGAGATTGCTCTTCGTCGAGATACGGCGTGTTCGATTCACATTCGCCGGGCTAGTGACGATCTAGAAGGACAGCCATGA
- the feoB gene encoding ferrous iron transport protein B: MSCCTPVSIEIPPTPRVPGKIRTIALVGPPNSGKSTLFNRLTGLRQKVANYPGVTVEQRVGKLAGIGRSDLILIDLPGIYSLSSYSEDARVAVEVLHGTMPGSPAPDAVLLVLDSMHLSRQLMLAGPVLALGLPTLILLNMTDVMEARNGEVDSLALAQELGAPVAKISATKGTGLDAIGIFLARKNAEIQRPLELPIMGNAASYRQWATGVSTRTKYKAPLSSETTRKLDRVLLHRIWGPLLFLAVVITLFQAVFTLGQPLSDGFQAILDQVGVRVGGLLPPGWIQSLVVDGAWKGVSSILVFLPQILLLFLFIGVLEDSGYLARAALIADRVMRSIGLNGKAFIPLLSAYACAVPAIMSTRTIENKRDRIATILVTPFMTCSARIPIYLLMIAAFIPNRPLLGEFFGMRAAVMLGLYLLGFVAALATARLLKSSILKASSAPFILELPQYRLPTLRSLGLRLFDRAKVFVKQAGTVILAVTLVLWLLSHIPAHGGSFPQLANSFIGKLGLFIEPVIRPLGFNWKIGIGLLTSVLAREVIVGTLGTLYGADPATQSMTLQSALRHDMHLGGAIALVVYFALAMQCTSTLAVVKRETNSWKWPAVQFVYMTALAYVAALATNQIISRFF; this comes from the coding sequence ATGAGTTGCTGCACACCAGTCAGTATCGAGATACCTCCCACCCCGAGGGTGCCCGGGAAGATACGCACCATCGCGCTCGTAGGACCGCCGAACTCCGGCAAGTCGACCTTATTCAATCGGCTCACGGGTTTGCGCCAGAAGGTCGCCAACTATCCCGGGGTGACCGTCGAGCAGCGGGTCGGCAAGCTGGCCGGGATCGGTCGCAGCGATTTGATCCTGATCGACCTCCCCGGAATCTACAGCCTCAGCTCCTATTCGGAAGATGCGCGCGTTGCCGTTGAAGTGCTGCACGGCACTATGCCCGGCTCCCCCGCACCCGATGCCGTGTTGCTGGTTCTGGACTCCATGCATCTGAGCCGACAACTCATGCTCGCTGGACCAGTGCTCGCGCTCGGACTGCCGACCCTGATCCTGCTCAACATGACCGATGTCATGGAAGCCCGCAACGGCGAAGTAGACTCACTCGCCCTGGCACAGGAACTCGGTGCGCCCGTGGCCAAGATCAGCGCCACCAAGGGCACCGGCCTCGATGCCATCGGAATATTCCTGGCCCGCAAGAACGCGGAAATCCAGCGTCCGCTCGAGCTGCCGATCATGGGGAATGCCGCCTCCTACCGGCAGTGGGCGACCGGCGTCAGTACGCGCACGAAATACAAGGCGCCGCTCTCGTCAGAGACAACCCGCAAACTCGACCGCGTTCTGCTACATCGAATCTGGGGACCGCTGCTTTTCCTGGCGGTGGTCATCACCCTTTTCCAGGCAGTGTTCACCCTTGGCCAGCCGTTGAGCGACGGTTTCCAAGCGATTCTGGATCAAGTTGGCGTTCGCGTCGGCGGCTTGCTTCCCCCGGGGTGGATCCAGTCGCTGGTGGTCGATGGCGCCTGGAAAGGCGTCTCGTCCATTCTCGTTTTTCTGCCGCAGATTTTATTGCTCTTTCTTTTTATCGGAGTGCTGGAAGACTCGGGCTACCTGGCCCGGGCTGCCTTGATCGCCGACCGCGTGATGCGGTCCATCGGGTTAAATGGCAAGGCTTTCATCCCGCTGCTTTCGGCTTATGCTTGCGCCGTGCCGGCAATTATGTCCACCCGCACCATCGAGAACAAGCGCGACCGGATCGCCACCATCTTGGTAACGCCGTTCATGACCTGCTCGGCCCGTATCCCCATCTATCTATTGATGATTGCGGCCTTTATTCCCAATCGTCCGCTCCTTGGGGAATTTTTCGGGATGCGTGCAGCAGTGATGCTTGGGCTCTATCTGCTCGGTTTCGTCGCTGCGCTGGCGACCGCCCGGCTGCTCAAATCTTCTATCCTGAAGGCTTCTTCTGCGCCATTCATTCTGGAGCTGCCCCAGTATCGGCTCCCAACCCTGCGTTCGTTGGGGTTGAGACTCTTTGATCGGGCCAAGGTCTTTGTCAAGCAAGCCGGGACGGTGATCCTGGCGGTGACGCTGGTGTTATGGCTGCTCAGCCACATCCCCGCCCACGGCGGTTCGTTTCCGCAACTCGCGAACAGCTTCATTGGAAAACTGGGACTCTTCATCGAGCCGGTCATTCGGCCGCTCGGCTTCAATTGGAAGATCGGCATCGGCTTATTGACCTCCGTTTTGGCCAGGGAGGTCATTGTCGGTACGCTGGGTACGCTCTACGGAGCCGATCCGGCCACCCAGAGCATGACCCTGCAATCGGCCCTCAGGCACGATATGCATCTAGGCGGAGCGATCGCCCTGGTGGTTTATTTTGCCCTTGCCATGCAATGTACATCCACACTCGCCGTCGTCAAGCGAGAGACCAACAGCTGGAAGTGGCCAGCGGTACAATTTGTATATATGACCGCGCTGGCCTATGTGGCGGCCCTGGCGACGAATCAGATCATTTCGCGCTTTTTCTAA
- a CDS encoding ABC-F family ATP-binding cassette domain-containing protein — translation MISVSNVSMRYGAKVLFDDVSINFISGRRYGLTGPNGAGKSTFMKVLTGEIDAQKGNVVRPKKLGILRQDQFAFDAFRVIDTVIMGNKGLWSALEERDKIYEKSELTDEDGMRLGELEGIVGEEDGYTAESDAAILLQGLDIPDEIHDRKMGELQGGQKVRVLLAQALFGKPQALLLDEPTNYLDLDSIHWLQDFLINFEGTLITISHDRHFLNSVCTHIADIDYETIITYTGGYDDMVMAKTQIRSRLESQNEQREKKIAQLNEFIARFAAGTRSSQVTSRKKEVERLQTTDLARSNIARPYIRFDMMRPSGKHILEVEKLSKGYGDLEVIRDFSASVTRGEKIALMGRNGLGKTTLLKALLVGDKEIDKAMRSELHDPEFANDGGTVKWGHEAQIGYFPQDVSNVIEKGLTVADWLYQFDPKATKEDIRGILGQMLFRGEEGLKKTDALSGGEAARLIFCKLMLVKPNILIFDEPTNHLDLESINALNQAIQKYEGTVLLVTHDHDLIDEVATRIWHFDQSGVEDFKGPYEEYVSATAASAR, via the coding sequence ATGATTTCAGTCAGCAATGTGAGTATGCGGTACGGGGCGAAGGTCCTCTTCGACGACGTCTCGATCAACTTTATTTCCGGTCGCCGCTACGGCTTGACCGGACCGAATGGCGCCGGAAAGTCGACCTTTATGAAGGTCCTTACCGGTGAAATTGACGCCCAGAAGGGCAATGTCGTTCGCCCCAAAAAGCTGGGTATCCTGCGTCAGGACCAGTTTGCCTTTGACGCCTTCCGGGTGATCGACACCGTCATCATGGGCAACAAGGGCCTGTGGTCTGCACTTGAAGAGCGGGACAAGATCTACGAGAAGTCCGAGCTCACCGATGAAGATGGCATGCGGCTCGGCGAACTCGAGGGCATTGTCGGCGAAGAGGACGGCTATACCGCCGAGAGCGACGCCGCCATCCTGTTACAGGGGCTTGATATTCCCGACGAGATTCACGACCGCAAGATGGGCGAACTTCAGGGGGGGCAGAAGGTCCGGGTGCTGCTCGCTCAAGCGCTCTTCGGCAAACCCCAGGCGCTGCTGCTTGACGAGCCTACGAACTATCTCGATCTCGATTCGATCCACTGGCTGCAGGATTTCCTGATCAACTTTGAAGGCACGCTGATCACCATCTCGCATGATCGGCATTTCCTCAACAGCGTCTGCACGCACATCGCCGATATCGACTACGAGACCATCATTACCTACACCGGCGGCTACGACGATATGGTGATGGCCAAGACCCAGATCCGTTCCCGCCTCGAGTCTCAGAACGAACAGCGCGAAAAGAAAATCGCTCAGTTGAACGAGTTCATCGCCCGCTTTGCTGCCGGCACCCGTTCCAGCCAGGTTACCAGCCGCAAGAAGGAAGTCGAGCGGCTGCAGACCACAGATCTGGCCCGGTCCAATATCGCCCGGCCCTACATTCGCTTCGACATGATGCGGCCCTCCGGCAAGCACATCCTCGAGGTGGAAAAACTTTCGAAGGGTTACGGCGATCTGGAAGTTATCAGGGACTTCAGTGCGAGCGTCACCCGGGGCGAGAAGATTGCCTTGATGGGCCGTAACGGTCTAGGCAAAACCACGCTGCTGAAGGCGCTCCTGGTTGGAGATAAAGAGATTGACAAGGCGATGCGCAGCGAACTTCATGACCCCGAGTTCGCCAACGATGGCGGCACGGTCAAATGGGGCCACGAGGCGCAGATAGGCTACTTTCCGCAAGACGTGTCGAATGTCATTGAGAAAGGTCTGACCGTCGCCGACTGGCTCTATCAGTTCGATCCGAAGGCGACTAAAGAGGACATTCGCGGCATTCTCGGGCAGATGCTTTTCCGCGGCGAAGAGGGATTGAAGAAGACCGACGCGCTCTCCGGAGGCGAGGCCGCCCGTCTGATCTTCTGTAAGCTGATGCTGGTCAAGCCGAACATCCTCATCTTCGACGAGCCCACCAACCACCTTGATCTTGAATCGATCAACGCGCTCAACCAGGCCATCCAGAAATACGAGGGGACGGTGCTGCTCGTCACCCACGACCACGACTTGATCGACGAGGTTGCCACCAGAATCTGGCACTTTGACCAGAGCGGCGTCGAGGACTTCAAGGGGCCTTACGAGGAATACGTGTCCGCCACTGCTGCGAGTGCGCGTTGA
- a CDS encoding DUF433 domain-containing protein, which yields MTEIDWSDCPIVETNPEKMGGVPTLRAWRLSADSIVDNHDYGATAQDIHDWFHVPLADVESLFAYAEAARDWADARSVR from the coding sequence ATGACTGAGATCGACTGGTCCGATTGTCCTATCGTTGAAACCAATCCCGAGAAGATGGGCGGAGTGCCGACCTTGCGCGCGTGGCGGCTTTCTGCGGATTCCATAGTGGATAACCACGACTACGGTGCGACGGCGCAGGACATCCACGACTGGTTCCACGTCCCCTTGGCCGATGTTGAGTCTCTTTTTGCTTACGCGGAAGCGGCACGGGACTGGGCCGATGCGCGTTCTGTTCGATAA
- a CDS encoding ABC-F family ATP-binding cassette domain-containing protein: MPPATPILNAQSLAKSFGATTLFRGISFTIGEGDRIGLIGPNGSGKSTLLRILAGEIDSDAGEVAVRKRARLSYVTQESQFSPGDSVRDVILKALKRSGVPEGDWEGRLRDTLGRAGFEDFATEAVTFSGGWRKRLAIAEALVQNPDVLLLDEPTNHLDLAGIEWLEALLAGASFACVVVSHDRYFLEGVATEVCELNRAYPDGVLRFSGNYSNFLEKKEEYLHAQGKRQEALENRVKVEKEWLRRGPKARTTKSKARIDKANELIGELSGMRNRSQTSTAGIDFVATDRQTKRLVEFLDVDYSIDGKKLIQGLNFPITAGMRVGLVGPNGSGKTTLLRLLRGEITPDAGEIRKANLLRTVYFDQNRILDGNQTLRRALAPDSDSVIYQDRVIHVASWASRFLFTGEQLNQPVERLSGGERARVLIANLMLQPADLLLLDEPTNDLDIPTLEILEESLLEYPGALVLVTHDRFMLDRVSTVVLGLDGLGNVERFADYSQWEEWQATQQQTANRDLQPTAPAANKNGAAPASSKKKLSYIEAREFSTIEERVEKAEEALQARREAVDDPSVAVDPVKLQAALAELDTAQEAVDALYARWAELEAKRA, translated from the coding sequence ATGCCGCCTGCAACCCCAATTCTCAATGCCCAAAGCCTCGCCAAGTCCTTCGGCGCGACGACCCTCTTCCGTGGCATCTCCTTCACCATCGGCGAGGGCGACCGCATCGGCCTGATCGGTCCGAACGGTTCGGGTAAGTCGACGCTGCTCCGCATCCTCGCCGGCGAGATCGACTCCGATGCCGGAGAGGTTGCGGTTCGTAAGCGCGCGCGGTTGAGCTACGTGACCCAGGAATCGCAGTTCTCCCCCGGCGATTCGGTGCGCGACGTGATTCTGAAAGCCCTGAAACGCAGCGGCGTTCCTGAGGGCGACTGGGAAGGCCGTCTGCGCGATACGCTCGGCCGGGCCGGCTTTGAAGATTTCGCCACCGAGGCGGTTACATTTTCCGGCGGCTGGCGGAAACGACTGGCGATCGCCGAGGCGCTGGTCCAGAATCCAGACGTCCTGCTCCTCGACGAGCCGACCAACCATCTCGATCTTGCCGGAATTGAGTGGCTCGAGGCGCTGCTCGCCGGCGCGTCATTCGCCTGCGTCGTCGTCAGCCACGACCGTTATTTTCTTGAGGGCGTTGCTACCGAGGTCTGTGAACTGAACCGCGCCTATCCTGACGGGGTGCTCCGCTTCTCCGGCAACTACAGCAACTTCCTTGAGAAGAAGGAAGAATATCTTCACGCGCAAGGCAAGCGTCAGGAAGCGCTCGAAAACCGGGTCAAAGTCGAGAAGGAGTGGCTGCGCCGCGGACCCAAGGCCCGGACGACTAAATCGAAGGCACGCATCGATAAAGCCAATGAACTGATCGGCGAACTCAGCGGGATGCGCAACCGCAGCCAAACCTCGACCGCCGGCATCGACTTTGTCGCCACCGATCGCCAAACCAAGCGGCTGGTGGAGTTCCTCGATGTCGACTACTCGATCGATGGAAAGAAGCTCATTCAAGGACTCAACTTTCCCATCACTGCCGGAATGCGCGTGGGCCTGGTCGGGCCGAATGGCAGCGGTAAGACCACCTTGTTGCGCCTCTTACGCGGCGAGATCACGCCCGACGCAGGCGAGATTCGCAAGGCCAACCTGCTGCGGACCGTCTACTTCGACCAGAACCGCATCCTCGATGGCAACCAGACTCTTCGCCGCGCGCTCGCGCCTGACAGCGATTCGGTCATCTATCAGGATCGCGTGATCCATGTCGCCTCCTGGGCTTCGCGTTTTCTCTTCACCGGCGAACAACTCAATCAGCCAGTGGAAAGGCTCTCTGGGGGCGAGCGCGCCCGCGTGCTCATCGCCAACCTAATGCTGCAGCCCGCCGACTTGCTTTTGCTCGATGAGCCGACCAACGATCTGGACATCCCAACGCTCGAGATCCTTGAAGAAAGCCTGCTCGAATATCCCGGTGCGCTGGTCCTCGTGACCCATGACCGCTTCATGCTCGACCGTGTCTCTACGGTCGTGCTCGGCCTCGACGGCCTAGGCAATGTCGAACGCTTCGCCGATTACAGCCAGTGGGAGGAGTGGCAGGCAACACAACAGCAGACCGCCAACCGCGATCTCCAGCCAACCGCGCCAGCAGCGAACAAGAACGGTGCTGCTCCCGCATCCTCCAAGAAAAAGCTGTCGTATATCGAAGCGCGGGAGTTCTCTACCATCGAGGAGCGGGTCGAAAAGGCAGAAGAGGCGCTACAGGCCCGGCGCGAAGCAGTCGACGATCCATCCGTGGCCGTTGATCCGGTCAAGCTGCAGGCTGCCCTTGCTGAACTCGACACCGCCCAAGAGGCGGTAGACGCCCTCTACGCGCGCTGGGCGGAGCTCGAAGCCAAACGTGCCTAA
- a CDS encoding DUF6526 family protein, producing the protein MSEKVPQTLANHGRIDPMFHYVLIPALLLCFGFAIWFTIRRASPTHIWLDVFSFIVLLLALHCRRYATKVQDRVIRLEERLRLAALLPAALQARTLELSEGQLIALRFASDEELSELTDRTLREGLQAKAIKQSIRSWRPDYWRV; encoded by the coding sequence ATGAGCGAAAAAGTACCCCAGACGCTGGCCAATCACGGCAGGATCGATCCGATGTTTCACTATGTGCTCATTCCCGCCTTACTGCTTTGCTTCGGTTTCGCGATCTGGTTCACAATCCGCCGGGCGAGTCCGACGCATATCTGGCTGGATGTTTTCTCGTTTATCGTGCTACTGCTGGCTCTGCACTGTCGCAGGTACGCGACGAAGGTGCAGGACCGGGTCATTCGGCTGGAAGAGCGCCTTCGTTTGGCGGCGCTGTTGCCCGCGGCGCTCCAAGCGCGGACATTGGAGCTGAGCGAAGGACAGCTAATCGCGCTGCGTTTTGCCTCGGATGAAGAGCTTTCCGAGTTGACAGACAGAACCCTGCGAGAGGGTCTGCAAGCGAAGGCGATTAAGCAGTCGATCCGCAGTTGGAGGCCGGACTATTGGAGGGTTTAA
- the aqpZ gene encoding aquaporin Z — MPLIKKLGAEFLGTFWLVFGGCGSAVLAAGFPKLGIAFAGVALAFGLTVLSMAFAVGHISGGHFNPAVTVGLFVGKRFPVGDVLPYILAQVVGAVAGSGVLYLIASGVPDFSLAGGFASNGYGAHSPGGYSLVACLVAEIVLTAFFLIVIMGATDKRGVPAGFAPIAIGLALTLIHLISIPVTNTSVNPARSTGPALFVGGWALQQLWLFWLAPILGGVIGAVLYLLIAGDHDPKLPQGKAL; from the coding sequence GTGCCACTTATTAAGAAACTGGGTGCTGAATTCCTCGGAACCTTTTGGCTAGTCTTTGGGGGTTGCGGCAGCGCAGTATTGGCGGCTGGCTTCCCGAAGTTGGGAATCGCGTTCGCTGGCGTCGCTCTCGCCTTCGGACTTACCGTGTTGTCCATGGCTTTCGCTGTCGGCCATATTTCCGGAGGTCACTTCAATCCCGCCGTGACGGTGGGGCTATTTGTTGGCAAGCGATTTCCAGTGGGCGACGTTTTGCCCTACATTCTCGCTCAGGTAGTCGGCGCAGTCGCTGGTTCTGGCGTGCTCTACCTGATCGCGAGCGGGGTGCCGGACTTCAGCCTGGCCGGCGGTTTTGCTTCCAATGGCTATGGCGCCCACTCGCCCGGCGGGTATTCCCTGGTAGCGTGCCTGGTAGCCGAGATTGTGCTGACGGCGTTCTTCCTGATCGTGATCATGGGCGCAACCGACAAACGGGGGGTCCCGGCCGGCTTTGCCCCGATCGCCATCGGTCTGGCGTTGACCTTGATTCACCTGATCAGCATTCCGGTGACGAACACTTCAGTCAATCCTGCGCGAAGCACCGGTCCGGCCTTATTTGTGGGTGGATGGGCATTGCAGCAGTTATGGCTCTTCTGGCTTGCTCCGATCCTGGGCGGCGTCATCGGCGCGGTTCTGTATCTGCTCATCGCCGGCGACCATGATCCAAAGCTCCCGCAAGGCAAAGCTCTCTAA
- a CDS encoding CPBP family intramembrane glutamic endopeptidase: MIAGMLHLAPSEARIFFHLLAFVLVIAAPGVGWIVAGRIKAAPSFGSRVLGYKLVSLGLFLASLAVFLLIPPATFFAAQIKNRGVTWLPSRELISALAIVLVLLTAVPALLARTNGSFQANFKRQISEIRNLLPHSGVERLWFGLAAVIAGVCEEVLYRGFLLHYLHVFPWRLNIGTSLLVACTVFGIFHLYQGVGGVLQTLLLALGLCVLFLATRSLLIPILLHVLVELRIFLVLPIILPSEGRQRTSSVKNHPDG; this comes from the coding sequence ATGATCGCTGGGATGCTCCATTTAGCGCCATCGGAAGCGCGAATCTTCTTTCATCTGCTGGCGTTCGTGCTCGTCATTGCCGCGCCGGGTGTTGGGTGGATCGTCGCCGGCCGCATTAAGGCTGCGCCTTCCTTCGGTTCGAGAGTGCTGGGCTACAAACTTGTGAGCCTTGGTCTTTTCCTGGCCAGCCTGGCGGTCTTCCTCCTGATACCACCCGCGACCTTCTTTGCGGCGCAGATCAAGAATCGGGGCGTCACGTGGCTTCCCAGTCGAGAACTGATCAGCGCGCTGGCGATAGTGCTCGTTCTCTTAACGGCTGTTCCGGCCCTCCTTGCACGTACGAACGGAAGCTTTCAGGCAAATTTCAAGCGCCAAATTTCTGAGATACGAAACTTGCTCCCCCACAGCGGGGTAGAACGGCTCTGGTTCGGCTTGGCCGCGGTCATTGCCGGCGTTTGTGAAGAGGTGCTGTACAGGGGCTTCCTGCTGCACTATTTGCACGTGTTTCCGTGGCGCTTGAATATCGGGACGTCGCTGCTTGTCGCTTGTACAGTTTTCGGCATTTTTCACCTTTATCAGGGAGTAGGTGGGGTGTTACAGACCCTCCTGCTGGCGCTCGGTCTATGCGTGCTGTTTCTGGCGACTCGCTCATTGCTGATTCCCATCTTGCTGCACGTGCTGGTGGAGTTACGCATCTTTCTGGTCTTACCGATCATCTTGCCGTCGGAGGGGCGGCAGCGAACGTCATCGGTGAAAAATCATCCCGATGGTTGA
- a CDS encoding hydroxypyruvate isomerase family protein, which yields MKTGVKAGVTAGMAASAGLASAQAAADTGAMIRKGNIRQSVSRWCYKDVPLDDLCAYSAKIGLKGVDLLEVSEWDAPKKYGLICTMGYAGGGSIPDALNRLENHAAIEAAFRKNIPLAAKAGVPNVITFSGNRRGMSDEEGAKNCVIGLNRLKKIGEDNGVTICMELLNSKVNHKDYMCDHTAWGVGVMQEVNSPNVKLLYDIYHMQIMEGDLIRTITDNQKWLGHFHTGGVPGRHELNDQQEVQWDGVMRGILATGYKGYVAHEFVPTGDPLTSLRQAVELCDV from the coding sequence ATGAAGACCGGTGTGAAGGCTGGGGTGACGGCAGGAATGGCTGCAAGCGCCGGACTGGCAAGCGCCCAAGCAGCTGCCGATACCGGCGCAATGATACGAAAAGGAAATATTCGTCAGTCGGTGAGTCGCTGGTGCTACAAAGATGTGCCGCTTGACGATCTTTGTGCCTACTCGGCTAAGATCGGCCTCAAGGGAGTCGATCTGCTCGAGGTCAGCGAGTGGGACGCCCCCAAGAAGTACGGACTCATCTGCACCATGGGCTATGCCGGGGGCGGCTCGATTCCCGATGCGCTGAACCGGCTCGAGAACCACGCCGCAATCGAGGCGGCCTTCCGCAAAAACATTCCTCTCGCGGCAAAGGCGGGTGTACCGAACGTGATCACCTTCTCAGGCAATCGTCGGGGCATGTCCGATGAAGAGGGGGCGAAGAATTGCGTGATCGGGCTCAACCGTCTCAAGAAAATTGGCGAAGACAACGGCGTCACCATCTGCATGGAGTTGCTCAACAGCAAGGTCAACCATAAGGACTACATGTGCGACCACACCGCCTGGGGGGTTGGCGTCATGCAGGAGGTCAATTCTCCTAATGTCAAATTGCTGTACGACATTTATCACATGCAGATTATGGAAGGTGATCTCATCCGGACCATCACCGACAACCAGAAGTGGCTGGGTCACTTTCATACCGGCGGCGTTCCTGGCCGTCATGAACTGAACGATCAGCAAGAGGTGCAATGGGACGGAGTGATGAGGGGAATTCTTGCGACCGGGTACAAAGGCTACGTGGCGCACGAGTTTGTACCTACCGGAGATCCATTGACCAGTCTGAGGCAAGCCGTCGAACTCTGTGACGTATAG
- a CDS encoding class I SAM-dependent methyltransferase, with amino-acid sequence MKASGAQQTAIQLQRAYYAQTANRYDEMHLHEDDEHSFALRYMLSILSSWGIRSILDIGSGTGRGLLETIKEQPEVFVIGVEPSAELRAIGHSKGLSKTQLIDGDAQMLAFKDRSFDLVCEFGALHHIPDPHRAVAEMLRVARKAIFISDSNNFGQGSKLSRTLKQVINAAGLWPFVNTIRTKGKGYFLSEEDGVGYSYSVFNNYRQIRDACESVHMLNTASGGPNLYRTAAHVALLGRKREDVEPPVKQ; translated from the coding sequence ATGAAAGCCAGCGGCGCGCAACAAACTGCAATCCAGCTGCAGCGTGCGTACTACGCCCAGACTGCAAATAGATATGATGAGATGCATCTCCATGAAGATGATGAGCATTCCTTTGCGCTGCGGTACATGCTCTCCATCCTTTCTTCCTGGGGCATCCGTTCCATCCTCGACATCGGGAGCGGCACTGGCCGTGGTCTGTTGGAAACTATCAAAGAACAGCCTGAAGTCTTTGTCATAGGGGTTGAGCCCTCTGCTGAACTACGTGCAATTGGACATTCAAAGGGGCTATCGAAGACCCAGCTGATCGATGGTGATGCCCAGATGTTAGCGTTCAAAGACCGCTCCTTTGATCTTGTTTGCGAATTTGGCGCTCTGCATCACATCCCCGATCCGCACCGGGCGGTTGCCGAAATGTTGCGAGTCGCACGCAAAGCCATCTTCATCTCCGACAGCAACAATTTCGGCCAGGGCAGCAAACTCTCCCGGACACTGAAGCAAGTCATCAACGCGGCGGGTTTGTGGCCATTCGTCAACACGATAAGAACGAAAGGGAAGGGATACTTCTTATCAGAAGAGGACGGAGTCGGCTATTCCTACTCGGTCTTTAATAACTATCGTCAAATAAGAGATGCGTGCGAATCGGTGCATATGCTGAATACTGCCAGTGGTGGTCCGAACCTTTACCGGACTGCCGCCCACGTGGCGCTATTGGGAAGAAAACGGGAAGACGTGGAGCCTCCAGTCAAGCAGTGA
- a CDS encoding DUF892 family protein, whose translation MGLLTPNQIKGFESLYTLQLRYLLSTENQIIKGLESMIDAASDTQLREAFQSHLQETEVHAQRIEQILQSFQGGVDDKKCSVTAALISAGENIVKESDEGPVRDAGLIAGAQKIEHFEIASYGSARDWATLLGRSEDAALLQKTLDEEKHADSLLNSISKRANQEAVAA comes from the coding sequence ATGGGTCTGTTAACTCCGAATCAAATCAAAGGTTTCGAATCGCTTTACACACTCCAACTCAGATATCTCCTGTCGACGGAGAACCAGATCATCAAGGGTCTCGAGAGCATGATCGATGCGGCCTCGGATACGCAGCTTCGGGAAGCCTTCCAGTCGCACCTGCAGGAAACAGAGGTGCATGCTCAACGTATCGAGCAGATCCTGCAGAGTTTTCAGGGCGGCGTGGACGATAAGAAGTGTTCGGTCACGGCGGCCCTCATCTCCGCTGGCGAAAACATCGTCAAGGAGTCGGACGAGGGGCCGGTGCGCGATGCTGGCTTGATCGCAGGAGCTCAGAAGATCGAGCATTTCGAGATTGCATCTTACGGTTCTGCACGCGATTGGGCGACTTTACTCGGGCGATCGGAAGATGCTGCATTGCTCCAGAAGACGCTTGATGAAGAAAAACATGCAGACTCGTTGCTGAACAGTATCTCCAAGCGCGCCAATCAGGAAGCAGTTGCTGCCTAG